A genomic region of Mus musculus strain C57BL/6J chromosome 7, GRCm38.p6 C57BL/6J contains the following coding sequences:
- the Utf1 gene encoding undifferentiated embryonic cell transcription factor 1, translated as MLLRPRRLPAFSPPSPASPDAELRSAGDVPVTTSDAFATSGGMAEPGSPKAPVSPDSAQRTPWSARETELLLGTLLQPAMWRSLLLDRRQTLPTYRRVSAALARQQVRRTPAQCRRRYKFLKDKLRDSQGQPSGPFDNQIRQLMGLLGDDGPPRVRRRSTGPGRPQRRGRSSLSALAPAPAPVEQEAELPLAAENDEPAPALRFSSSTTKSAGAHRITSSPPLTSTDTLPPEPGHTFESSPTPTPDHDVETPNEPPGLSQGRASSPQVAPQSLNTALLQTLTHLGDISTVLGPLRDQLSTLNQHVEHLRGSFDQTVSLAVGFILGSAASERGILGDLRQ; from the exons ATGCTGCTTCGTCCCCGGAGGTTGCCCGCTTTTTCTCCGCCGTCGCCAGCTAGCCCCGACGCTGAGCTGCGGTCGGCCGGGGATGTCCCGGTGACTACGTCTGATGCCTTCGCTACTTCGGGCGGGATGGCTGAACCCGGCTCGCCCAAGGCTCCCGTGTCCCCGGACTCGGCGCAGCGCACGCCCTGGAGTGCCCGAGAGACGGAGCTACTTCTGGGCACGCTGCTGCAGCCGGCCATGTGGCGCTCACTACTGCTGGACCGCAGGCAGACTCTGCCTACTTACCGCCGCGTGTCCGCCGCACTGGCCCGTCAGCAAGTTCGGCGCACGCCCGCTCAGTGCCGCCGTCGCTACAAGTTCCTCAAGGACAAACTCCGAGACTCCCAGGGCCAGCCGTCCGGACCCTTCGATAACCAGATCCGCCAACTCATGGGGCTATTGGGGGACGATGGGCCGCCGAGGGTTCGCCGCCGCTCTACTGGCCCTGGACGTCCCCAGCGCCGCGGCCGCTCGTCCCTCTCCGCGTTAGCACCCGCACCTGCACCGGTGGAGCAAG AGGCCGAGCTGCCGCTGGCTGCGGAAAATGACGAACCTGCCCCTGCGCTCAGATTCAGTTCTTCCACGACGAAGTCTGCAGGTGCCCACCGCATTACCAGCTCTCCTCCTCTTACGAGCACCgacactctgcctcctgagccggGCCATACCTTCGAATCCTCCCCGACGCCAACCCCCGACCACGACGTGGAGACCCCGAATGAGCCTCCTGGCCTTTCCCAGGGCCGTGCTTCTTCCCCGCAGGTTGCTCCCCAGTCGTTGAATACCGCGTTGCTGCAGACCTTGACGCACTTGGGCGACATCTCAACAGTTCTGGGCCCTCTGCGCGACCAGCTGTCGACCCTGAACCAGCACGTGGAGCATCTACGAGGTTCCTTCGACCAAACCGTTTCTCTGGCGGTGGGGTTCATTCTGGGCAGTGCAGCCTCCGAGCGGGGCATCCTTGGGGACTTGCGCCAATAA